The following proteins come from a genomic window of Ornithinimicrobium cryptoxanthini:
- a CDS encoding Ltp family lipoprotein: protein MTVTETVTVTETAAATAAPTQEAEKPASDAAPKPSDITRSQEQAIGSAESYLEFTHFSKKGLIGQLSSEYGEGFSEADATFAVEYLEDNGLVDWMEQAVGSAESYLEFTHFSRQGLIDQLMSEYGEQFTQAQAEHAADAVGL, encoded by the coding sequence GTGACCGTGACCGAGACGGTGACGGTCACCGAGACAGCCGCCGCGACCGCTGCGCCCACTCAGGAAGCCGAAAAACCTGCCAGTGACGCCGCCCCGAAGCCGTCGGATATCACCAGGTCTCAGGAGCAGGCGATCGGTTCCGCAGAGTCCTACCTTGAGTTCACCCACTTCTCCAAGAAGGGCCTCATTGGCCAGCTGTCCTCCGAATATGGTGAGGGCTTCTCGGAGGCCGATGCCACGTTCGCGGTGGAGTACCTCGAGGACAACGGCCTCGTGGATTGGATGGAGCAGGCAGTCGGTTCCGCAGAGTCTTACCTTGAGTTCACGCACTTCTCCCGGCAGGGTCTGATCGACCAGCTGATGTCGGAGTATGGGGAGCAGTTCACGCAGGCCCAGGCCGAGCACGCCGCTGACGCCGTCGGTCTCTGA
- a CDS encoding VOC family protein, translating to MPHGDITHIDIPVSDMDKAQTFYSTLFGWQIAEIPGYEGYPMWQAPNKISGGGLAPRSEGFTQPRSYVEVDSIDDTLTKVTEQGGKILMEKDAISETSWWAIFEDPDGNAVGLYEGVTDTGE from the coding sequence ATGCCCCACGGCGACATCACCCACATCGACATCCCGGTCAGCGACATGGACAAGGCCCAGACCTTCTACAGCACGCTCTTCGGCTGGCAGATCGCTGAGATCCCCGGCTACGAGGGCTACCCGATGTGGCAGGCGCCCAACAAGATCAGCGGCGGCGGCCTGGCACCGCGCAGCGAGGGCTTCACCCAGCCCCGGTCCTATGTCGAGGTGGACTCGATCGACGACACTCTCACCAAGGTGACCGAGCAGGGCGGCAAGATCCTGATGGAGAAGGACGCGATCAGCGAGACCAGCTGGTGGGCGATCTTCGAGGACCCGGACGGCAACGCGGTCGGGCTCTACGAAGGAGTCACTGACACCGGCGAGTGA
- a CDS encoding vWA domain-containing protein, with amino-acid sequence MTRPTARCAATALATMLSTALLATPALATAPGTATAPATGTTPDTTASTDGQLLLVLDASGSMRDEDGAGTPKIEGARSALDAVINDLGDDQQVGLRLFASTESESDTAAACADSELVVPVGTGNQAALSAAVQDYEPYGGETPIGYALQEAATDLGSDGQRSILLVSDGISTCDPDPCEVAEDLTQDGIELAIHVVGLDVDSEAREQLQCIAEAGNGTYIDAADTDTLTSALTQMSTRAFRPFSVAGDPVVGTTDPATAPTVGEGQFTDTMPINQDTPKFYRLQRTTPGSTLHVGVTMRPEAGGLGSYRMWLESPDGDSCGTIHGSPWSAGAGNSFGTAGVSSARYGDDGPCQEDDEVILRLELQGGSEELQDGQFEMVVREEPPVSNADELPGVAPRSEWQELEPGEPVGDVVGGSSLNDAPRIEPGGTYSSEITRGEIVFFRVPVDYGQRLQALVEFPRPTGVFADTTSGASDIADVVIVGPTRSAAEDLIARAGDLRRRAIIYDDRAVQAAVTTHEVRWANRTSGNQLGSALAGDYWVGVSLTSNSEVRPTVPFTLTTEVFGEVSGEPAYADPSSADDVTTATAEPAETSVDTSEERSAPAPEEATEDTAAAPPVAATDDGAPLGLIVGLAALGMALLVAGGFVLARAMRT; translated from the coding sequence ATGACCAGGCCCACCGCACGCTGCGCCGCGACCGCGCTGGCGACCATGCTCAGCACCGCGCTCCTGGCGACACCGGCGCTCGCCACCGCCCCAGGCACCGCCACCGCCCCAGCCACCGGCACGACCCCAGACACCACAGCGTCCACCGATGGGCAGCTGCTCCTGGTGCTGGATGCCTCCGGCTCCATGCGGGACGAGGACGGCGCCGGCACCCCCAAGATCGAGGGCGCCCGCAGCGCACTCGACGCGGTCATCAACGACCTCGGGGACGACCAGCAGGTCGGGCTGCGGCTGTTCGCCTCCACCGAGAGCGAGTCCGACACCGCGGCCGCGTGTGCGGACTCCGAGCTGGTGGTGCCGGTCGGCACCGGCAACCAGGCCGCGCTGAGCGCTGCGGTCCAGGACTATGAGCCGTATGGCGGCGAGACCCCGATCGGTTATGCGCTCCAGGAGGCCGCCACGGACCTGGGCTCGGACGGCCAGCGCTCGATCCTGCTGGTCTCCGACGGCATCTCGACCTGCGACCCCGACCCGTGCGAGGTCGCCGAGGACCTCACCCAGGACGGCATCGAGCTGGCCATCCACGTCGTCGGGCTCGACGTCGACTCCGAGGCGCGCGAGCAGCTGCAGTGCATCGCCGAGGCCGGCAACGGCACCTACATCGACGCCGCCGACACCGACACGCTCACCAGTGCGCTGACGCAAATGTCGACCCGCGCCTTCCGCCCCTTCAGCGTCGCCGGCGACCCGGTCGTCGGCACCACCGACCCCGCCACCGCGCCGACCGTGGGCGAGGGGCAGTTCACCGACACCATGCCGATCAACCAGGACACCCCGAAGTTCTACCGGCTGCAGCGCACGACTCCCGGCTCGACGCTGCACGTCGGAGTCACGATGCGTCCCGAGGCCGGCGGTCTCGGCTCCTACCGCATGTGGCTCGAGTCGCCCGACGGCGACAGCTGCGGCACCATCCACGGTTCTCCCTGGAGCGCCGGGGCGGGCAACTCGTTCGGCACCGCCGGGGTCAGCTCGGCGCGGTACGGCGACGACGGGCCATGCCAGGAGGACGACGAGGTGATCCTGCGCCTCGAGCTGCAGGGCGGCTCGGAGGAGCTGCAGGATGGCCAGTTCGAGATGGTGGTCAGGGAGGAGCCCCCGGTCAGCAACGCCGACGAGCTCCCGGGTGTGGCTCCCCGCTCCGAGTGGCAGGAGCTGGAGCCGGGCGAGCCGGTCGGCGACGTCGTCGGCGGGTCATCGCTCAATGACGCACCCCGGATCGAGCCGGGCGGCACCTACTCCTCGGAGATCACCCGCGGAGAGATCGTCTTCTTCCGGGTCCCGGTGGACTATGGCCAGCGCCTGCAGGCCCTGGTGGAGTTCCCCCGTCCGACCGGCGTCTTCGCCGACACGACCAGCGGGGCAAGCGACATCGCGGACGTCGTGATCGTCGGGCCGACCCGCAGCGCGGCCGAGGACCTGATCGCCAGGGCCGGCGACCTCAGGCGCCGCGCGATCATCTATGACGACCGCGCCGTGCAGGCTGCCGTCACGACCCACGAGGTGCGCTGGGCCAACCGCACCTCCGGCAACCAGCTGGGGTCGGCCCTCGCGGGCGACTACTGGGTCGGGGTGAGCCTGACCTCGAACAGCGAGGTGCGGCCGACGGTCCCGTTCACCCTCACCACCGAGGTGTTCGGTGAGGTCTCCGGCGAGCCGGCGTATGCCGACCCCTCCTCCGCGGACGACGTCACCACAGCAACGGCTGAGCCTGCTGAGACCAGTGTGGACACCTCGGAGGAGAGGAGTGCCCCCGCGCCCGAGGAGGCGACGGAGGACACCGCGGCAGCGCCACCTGTCGCGGCCACCGACGACGGCGCTCCGCTGGGCCTGATCGTCGGCCTGGCCGCACTCGGCATGGCTCTCCTGGTCGCGGGCGGGTTCGTGCTCGCCAGGGCGATGCGCACCTGA
- a CDS encoding MFS transporter, translating to MSTTTAATTTATTTATTQPTRAERLGRPFGIHLGGVGLANLADGIVLGGLPLIAVTLTRSPSEISLLQVAFWLPWLLLGVSAGVVVDRLDRRHVQLAGAAVRVLLLGGMTWLAATDRLTMALLIAAVGIYGITQVFVDLAGSSIIPQLAPQSRLSAANGRVMGAETVFNNFVGGPVGGLLFVVGAGWVFGVPAALGVVFLLLIGLGLRGSYRAERSPEPVGGKLHELLEGFRFQVSHPVLRPLLLTGSALNFASTAYFAVFILWMVGPESRVGLTPEQYPLLLAVLAVGAVAGALLAERLVGLVGEVPLLIGGWFLNSALLLVPFLVPHAGAIAAAFLVVGFTNMCGNVVGRTMRQRLVPVAKLGKVGGAGGMIGYGLMPLGALLGGAVAEVWGLPTVFVGAVVLSLLATAYAATRVTTALVQEHEITAQTTSTQNA from the coding sequence ATGAGCACCACCACCGCAGCGACCACCACAGCGACCACCACAGCGACCACCCAGCCCACGCGAGCCGAGCGGCTCGGCCGGCCCTTCGGCATACACCTGGGCGGGGTCGGGCTGGCCAACCTGGCCGACGGCATCGTGCTGGGCGGGCTGCCGCTGATCGCGGTCACGCTCACCCGCTCACCGAGCGAGATCTCGCTGCTGCAGGTCGCGTTCTGGCTGCCCTGGCTGCTGCTCGGTGTCTCCGCCGGAGTGGTGGTCGACCGGCTCGACCGCCGGCACGTCCAGCTGGCCGGAGCCGCGGTGCGCGTGCTGCTCCTGGGGGGTATGACGTGGCTCGCCGCCACCGACCGGCTCACCATGGCGCTGCTCATCGCAGCGGTCGGCATCTATGGCATCACCCAGGTGTTCGTCGACCTCGCGGGGTCCTCGATCATCCCGCAGCTGGCGCCGCAGTCGCGGCTGTCCGCGGCCAACGGGCGGGTGATGGGCGCCGAGACGGTCTTCAACAACTTCGTCGGCGGACCCGTCGGCGGCCTGCTCTTCGTCGTCGGGGCCGGGTGGGTCTTCGGTGTCCCGGCTGCGCTGGGGGTCGTCTTCCTCCTCCTGATCGGGCTGGGGCTGCGTGGGAGCTACCGCGCCGAGCGGTCGCCCGAGCCGGTCGGGGGCAAGCTGCACGAGCTGCTCGAGGGCTTCCGGTTCCAGGTCAGCCACCCCGTGCTGCGCCCGCTGCTGCTGACCGGCTCCGCACTCAACTTCGCCAGCACGGCATACTTCGCGGTCTTCATCCTGTGGATGGTCGGGCCGGAGTCGCGGGTCGGCCTGACCCCCGAGCAGTACCCCCTGCTCCTGGCGGTCCTGGCCGTCGGTGCCGTCGCCGGAGCCCTGCTCGCCGAGCGGTTGGTGGGACTGGTCGGTGAGGTGCCGCTGCTGATCGGCGGCTGGTTCCTCAACTCGGCGCTGCTCCTCGTGCCTTTCCTGGTCCCGCACGCCGGGGCCATCGCGGCCGCCTTCCTGGTCGTGGGCTTCACCAACATGTGCGGCAACGTCGTCGGGCGCACCATGCGACAGCGCCTGGTCCCGGTCGCCAAGCTCGGCAAGGTCGGCGGCGCCGGGGGGATGATCGGCTACGGCCTGATGCCACTGGGTGCGCTGCTGGGGGGCGCGGTGGCCGAGGTGTGGGGCCTGCCGACCGTCTTCGTCGGGGCGGTCGTGCTCAGCCTGCTGGCGACCGCCTACGCCGCCACCCGCGTGACCACCGCTCTCGTGCAGGAGCACGAGATCACGGCCCAGACCACCAGCACGCAGAACGCCTGA
- a CDS encoding winged helix-turn-helix domain-containing protein, with the protein MAERKTPSDTFSGDASTGGPSMGDASVEPTYFARQIDASAMKAFAHPLRMAMYDYLNDREAATATMLAKHTGESTGQTSYHLRQLERHGFVEEDPGRGTGRERWWKAVGFRMDGIELGKDSATRPAVETMLHNQVAQRAESLREWYLRSVEEPEPWQTSSLHSRSTATMSADEADELGRALIEVIHEHTEAAKARHEAAGAAAGAAGDADVEPAEGEGTRRVRVFLDVFPLPED; encoded by the coding sequence ATGGCCGAGCGCAAGACCCCTTCCGATACTTTTTCTGGCGACGCCTCCACCGGGGGCCCCTCGATGGGGGACGCCTCCGTCGAGCCGACGTATTTCGCCAGACAGATCGACGCCAGCGCCATGAAGGCGTTCGCCCACCCGCTACGCATGGCGATGTATGACTACCTGAACGACCGTGAGGCGGCCACAGCGACGATGCTGGCCAAGCACACGGGCGAGAGCACCGGGCAGACCAGCTATCACCTGCGCCAGCTGGAGCGGCACGGCTTCGTCGAGGAGGACCCCGGGCGCGGCACCGGCCGCGAGCGCTGGTGGAAGGCGGTCGGCTTCCGCATGGACGGCATCGAGCTGGGCAAGGACTCAGCGACCCGGCCGGCGGTCGAGACGATGCTGCACAACCAGGTGGCTCAGCGGGCCGAGTCACTGCGCGAGTGGTATCTCCGCTCGGTCGAGGAGCCGGAGCCGTGGCAGACCAGCTCCCTGCACAGCCGCAGCACCGCGACGATGTCGGCGGACGAGGCTGACGAGCTGGGTCGGGCGCTGATAGAGGTCATCCACGAGCACACCGAGGCGGCGAAGGCGCGGCACGAGGCGGCTGGCGCTGCCGCTGGCGCTGCCGGTGACGCGGACGTCGAGCCTGCCGAGGGCGAGGGGACCCGCCGGGTGCGCGTCTTCCTGGACGTGTTCCCGCTGCCGGAGGACTGA
- a CDS encoding amidohydrolase, with protein sequence MNDLLVRDVRPVPLGRAGETSPVDILIRDRAVVAVGVGLARPAGVAELAGEGRWAMPGLWDQHVHMVQWALVRSRLDLSSAKSVEEALEIVRRGLTGAPGPSRADASQTPLVGFGHRSASWPRRATPADLDEVSPDRPVVLVSGDAHHGWLNTAAMRLLDVPWRDGLVVENEWFDAYDRLGDLPGAASQAEAAAVDAVREARQRGVVGVVDLEFSPSWDRWPSRLAVTGPFRVRTGVYAGRLPEVIARGWRTGDPLPGTDHWATMGPLKVISDGSLNTRTAWCCEPYADGATLAQPLGMANFGEAELTDLVATAHQHGLETALHAIGDRAVAQALAVFARTGASGSIEHAQLLPAGGLAQWAALPVRASVQPAHLLDDRGVTEQCWPDRTARAFALGSLREHGIPIVLGSDAPVAPLDPWLAMAVAVCRAPEGGEPWHPELSLTPREALAASVDGRTLAVGQPGDLVLLDADPLAGGDPAVQAKVLRTMTVSATVVGGHLVAE encoded by the coding sequence ATGAACGATCTGCTGGTGCGGGATGTGCGCCCCGTGCCGCTCGGCAGGGCGGGGGAGACCTCGCCCGTCGACATCCTCATCAGGGACCGCGCGGTCGTCGCCGTCGGAGTCGGTCTGGCTCGTCCGGCTGGTGTCGCCGAGCTGGCGGGGGAGGGTCGCTGGGCCATGCCCGGCCTGTGGGACCAGCACGTGCACATGGTCCAGTGGGCACTGGTGCGCTCCCGCCTCGACCTGTCCTCCGCCAAGAGCGTCGAGGAGGCGCTGGAGATCGTGCGCCGTGGCCTGACCGGCGCGCCGGGGCCCTCCCGCGCGGACGCCTCGCAGACCCCGCTCGTCGGGTTCGGGCATCGCTCGGCCAGCTGGCCGCGGCGAGCGACCCCGGCCGACCTCGACGAGGTGAGTCCCGACCGGCCCGTCGTGCTGGTCAGTGGGGACGCGCACCACGGCTGGCTCAACACCGCGGCGATGCGCCTGCTCGACGTCCCCTGGCGCGACGGGCTGGTCGTGGAGAACGAGTGGTTCGACGCCTATGACCGGCTGGGCGACCTGCCCGGGGCGGCCAGCCAGGCCGAGGCAGCGGCGGTCGACGCGGTGCGTGAGGCGCGGCAGCGCGGCGTCGTGGGGGTCGTCGACCTCGAGTTCAGCCCGTCCTGGGACCGCTGGCCCTCCCGGCTGGCCGTGACCGGTCCCTTCCGGGTGCGGACGGGGGTGTATGCCGGCCGGTTGCCTGAGGTCATCGCCCGCGGCTGGCGCACCGGCGACCCCCTGCCGGGCACCGACCACTGGGCGACCATGGGCCCGTTGAAGGTCATCTCCGACGGCTCGCTCAACACCCGGACGGCCTGGTGCTGCGAGCCGTATGCCGACGGCGCCACCCTGGCGCAACCGCTCGGCATGGCCAACTTCGGCGAGGCCGAGCTGACCGATCTGGTGGCGACAGCGCACCAGCACGGGTTGGAGACGGCGCTGCACGCGATTGGCGACCGGGCGGTGGCGCAGGCGCTGGCAGTCTTCGCGAGGACCGGCGCGAGCGGCTCCATCGAGCACGCCCAGCTCCTGCCGGCGGGCGGGCTGGCGCAGTGGGCCGCGCTGCCGGTCCGCGCGAGTGTGCAGCCGGCGCATCTGCTCGACGATCGGGGTGTCACCGAGCAGTGCTGGCCGGACCGCACCGCTCGGGCGTTTGCGCTGGGGTCGTTGCGCGAGCACGGCATCCCGATCGTGCTGGGCTCGGATGCCCCGGTCGCACCGCTGGACCCGTGGCTGGCCATGGCGGTGGCCGTCTGCCGCGCGCCCGAGGGAGGCGAGCCGTGGCACCCCGAGCTGTCGCTGACGCCGAGGGAGGCGCTGGCCGCGTCCGTGGACGGGCGCACCCTGGCCGTGGGTCAGCCCGGGGACCTGGTCCTGCTTGACGCCGACCCGCTGGCCGGCGGCGACCCCGCCGTGCAGGCCAAGGTGCTGCGCACCATGACGGTCTCGGCGACCGTGGTCGGCGGCCACCTGGTGGCTGAGTAG
- the mce gene encoding methylmalonyl-CoA epimerase encodes MTGLPDDLAPLLLAIDHVGIAVPDLDAAIAFQRDVLGLEVLHEETNAEQGVREAMMGPAGAQPGGAVVQLLAPTGPESTIAKFIDRSGPGLQQLAYRVADVEAVSATLRERGLRLLYDGPRRGTGGSRINFVHPKDAGGVLIELVEPPSTDSGAVPGDRGPVG; translated from the coding sequence ATGACCGGCCTGCCCGACGACCTCGCACCGCTGCTGCTCGCCATCGACCACGTGGGCATCGCCGTGCCCGACCTGGACGCGGCGATCGCCTTCCAACGTGATGTGCTCGGGCTGGAGGTGCTGCACGAGGAGACCAACGCCGAGCAGGGGGTGCGCGAGGCGATGATGGGACCAGCCGGTGCGCAGCCCGGCGGTGCGGTGGTCCAGCTGCTCGCCCCGACCGGCCCCGAGTCGACCATCGCCAAGTTCATCGACCGCTCCGGTCCCGGTCTGCAGCAGCTCGCCTACCGCGTCGCCGACGTCGAGGCGGTCAGTGCGACGCTGCGCGAGCGTGGTCTGCGGCTGCTCTATGACGGTCCTCGCCGCGGGACCGGCGGGAGCCGAATCAACTTCGTGCACCCCAAGGACGCCGGCGGGGTGCTGATCGAGCTCGTCGAGCCACCCTCGACCGACTCCGGCGCGGTCCCCGGCGATCGGGGACCCGTTGGGTGA
- a CDS encoding AI-2E family transporter: protein MSEAESSARAGSRGRLRLPRVGRGSMAGRGREAVETWRRYRHSQLSELAESNRLQRELLERTHGQAHLPGLPGPSTEPAGPARDTPEASGDSRRDLMTVTSPFMFGFFGALGVLTAWFLAQNVSRLSSVITFVLIAVFLTLALNPIVTSLTNRGFSRPAGVFTVFLGMVAVLGLLGWLVVPPIVQETSTLIERMPRYLDDLNAQPWVQQLDARYDISDRINAEIENRLQDSTFLSTIFGGVLGAAGWLAGGLIGAFTALVLTLYFLAALPTVKDAGYKIVPMSRRARVIGLAEEIMRRVGGYALGQVAVASINGSASWVMMSLLGVPYAAVLAVLVGVLGLIPLIGATLGAVIVALVAMSQGWVVTLVVLIYYVIYQQFENYVIVPRIMSRTVSVPGAVTVVAVFAGGTLMGVLGALIAIPVAAGLLLIYNEVVIPRQARL, encoded by the coding sequence GTGAGCGAGGCAGAGTCGAGCGCGAGAGCCGGGAGCCGCGGCCGGTTGCGGCTGCCCAGGGTCGGCCGCGGGTCGATGGCCGGGCGCGGGCGCGAGGCCGTGGAGACCTGGCGCCGCTATCGGCACTCACAGCTGTCCGAGCTCGCCGAGAGCAACCGGTTGCAGCGCGAGCTGCTCGAGCGCACGCACGGTCAGGCACACCTGCCCGGTCTGCCCGGTCCGAGCACGGAGCCTGCCGGCCCTGCGCGTGACACCCCGGAGGCGTCCGGGGACTCGCGCCGTGACCTGATGACCGTCACCTCACCGTTCATGTTCGGCTTCTTCGGCGCGCTGGGCGTGCTGACCGCCTGGTTCCTGGCGCAGAACGTCTCCCGGCTCAGCTCGGTGATCACCTTCGTGCTGATCGCCGTCTTCCTGACCCTGGCCCTCAACCCGATCGTCACGAGCCTGACCAACCGTGGGTTCAGCCGCCCCGCCGGGGTCTTCACCGTCTTCCTCGGCATGGTCGCGGTGCTGGGCCTGCTGGGCTGGCTCGTGGTGCCACCGATCGTGCAGGAGACCTCGACCCTGATCGAGCGCATGCCGCGCTATCTCGACGATCTCAACGCCCAGCCCTGGGTGCAGCAGCTCGATGCGCGCTATGACATCAGCGACCGGATCAACGCCGAGATCGAGAACCGGCTCCAGGACAGCACCTTCCTGTCCACCATCTTCGGCGGCGTCCTCGGCGCGGCCGGGTGGCTGGCCGGTGGGCTCATCGGGGCCTTCACAGCCCTGGTGCTCACGCTCTACTTCCTCGCGGCCCTGCCCACCGTCAAGGACGCGGGCTACAAGATCGTGCCGATGAGCCGCCGGGCGCGGGTGATCGGGCTGGCCGAGGAGATCATGCGCCGGGTCGGCGGCTATGCGCTGGGCCAGGTCGCGGTGGCCAGCATCAACGGCTCCGCGTCCTGGGTCATGATGTCCCTGCTCGGTGTGCCGTATGCCGCGGTGCTGGCCGTGTTGGTCGGCGTCCTGGGACTCATCCCACTCATCGGCGCGACTCTCGGCGCGGTGATCGTGGCGCTCGTCGCAATGAGTCAGGGGTGGGTGGTCACCCTGGTCGTGCTCATCTACTACGTGATCTATCAGCAGTTCGAGAACTACGTCATCGTGCCGCGCATCATGTCCCGCACGGTCTCGGTGCCCGGCGCGGTCACCGTCGTCGCGGTCTTCGCCGGCGGCACGCTGATGGGTGTGCTCGGCGCCCTCATCGCGATCCCGGTGGCCGCCGGCCTGCTGCTGATCTACAACGAGGTCGTCATCCCCCGCCAGGCCCGCCTCTAA
- a CDS encoding 3-hydroxyacyl-CoA dehydrogenase family protein: MAREIKTVGVVGLGTMGAGIVEVFARGGLTVIGVESTQEYAERGRGILQTSTDRAVARGKLDEAGQAQILGRITITTEYADLAPADLVVEAVPEIMSLKHEVIGRLEDVLGDDAIVATNTSSLSITEIAAPAKVPGRVIGMHFFNPAPILKLVEVITTPLTDPETTETVRALSEGLGKKPVVIGDRAGFVANYLLYGYFVAAMRMYESGHVSREDLDTAVRVGIGLPMGPLTLGDLVGLDVLHHISDVIYGHSRSQHHAPSTMLERMVLAGRLGRKSGQGFYTFAKPGSGQVVDDELTPAGGTGRDVQSVGVIGSGALADELASRFTEGGFEVVQVADASDDLSGLSAVGLVVEAQDEDLDIDAAEELRDVDDLFAELGEVTVPGTILATANTYSAVALASISGRAEDTVVLRVHAPTPNGQVIEAGRTIKTSQETVDTVRAVISAIGAEAVVCKDRTGLVVDALLVTHLNDCVRMLDEGYASAEDIDTALQFGLGYPVGPFAMIDQLGADEVLAVAEELYTGTAGFQSHLAPSPLLVEHVLLEEPFLSGE, translated from the coding sequence ATGGCACGTGAGATCAAGACTGTCGGAGTCGTCGGACTGGGCACCATGGGTGCTGGGATCGTGGAGGTGTTCGCCCGCGGCGGCCTGACCGTGATCGGGGTGGAGAGCACCCAGGAGTATGCCGAGCGTGGCCGGGGCATCCTGCAGACCTCCACGGATCGTGCGGTCGCCCGGGGCAAGCTGGACGAGGCCGGGCAGGCGCAGATCCTGGGTCGCATCACGATCACGACGGAGTATGCCGATCTGGCGCCGGCCGATCTCGTGGTCGAGGCCGTGCCCGAGATCATGTCGCTCAAGCACGAGGTGATCGGCAGGCTCGAGGACGTCCTGGGCGACGACGCGATCGTGGCGACCAACACCTCCAGCCTGTCCATCACCGAGATCGCCGCGCCCGCCAAGGTGCCCGGCCGCGTCATCGGCATGCACTTCTTCAACCCGGCGCCGATCCTCAAGCTGGTCGAGGTCATCACCACCCCGCTCACCGACCCGGAGACGACCGAGACGGTGCGGGCGCTGTCCGAGGGCCTGGGCAAGAAGCCGGTCGTGATCGGGGACCGGGCCGGGTTCGTGGCCAACTACCTGCTCTACGGCTACTTCGTCGCCGCGATGCGGATGTATGAGTCCGGCCACGTCAGCCGCGAGGACCTGGACACCGCCGTGCGCGTCGGCATCGGCCTGCCGATGGGCCCGCTGACCCTGGGTGACCTGGTCGGGCTCGACGTCCTGCACCACATCTCAGACGTGATCTATGGCCACAGCCGCAGTCAGCACCACGCCCCGAGCACGATGCTCGAGCGGATGGTGCTGGCCGGGCGGCTCGGCCGCAAGAGCGGTCAGGGCTTCTACACCTTCGCCAAGCCGGGCAGCGGGCAGGTCGTGGACGACGAGCTGACCCCCGCCGGCGGGACCGGCCGGGACGTGCAGTCGGTCGGGGTCATCGGCTCCGGCGCGCTCGCCGACGAGCTGGCGAGCCGGTTCACCGAGGGCGGGTTCGAGGTGGTCCAGGTGGCCGATGCCTCGGACGACCTGTCCGGGCTGTCGGCGGTGGGCCTGGTCGTCGAGGCGCAGGACGAGGACCTGGACATCGACGCGGCCGAGGAGCTGCGTGACGTCGACGACCTGTTCGCCGAGCTCGGTGAGGTCACCGTGCCGGGCACGATCCTGGCCACCGCCAACACCTACTCCGCCGTCGCGCTCGCCTCGATCAGCGGGCGCGCCGAGGACACCGTGGTGCTGCGGGTGCACGCGCCGACGCCCAACGGTCAGGTTATCGAGGCGGGGCGGACGATCAAGACTTCGCAGGAGACCGTGGACACCGTGCGCGCCGTGATCTCTGCGATCGGTGCCGAGGCCGTGGTCTGCAAGGACCGCACCGGCCTGGTGGTCGACGCGCTGCTGGTGACCCACCTCAACGACTGTGTCCGGATGCTGGATGAGGGCTATGCGAGCGCCGAAGACATCGACACCGCGCTGCAGTTCGGACTGGGCTATCCGGTCGGTCCGTTCGCGATGATCGACCAGCTCGGTGCCGACGAGGTGCTCGCCGTGGCCGAGGAGCTCTACACCGGGACCGCCGGCTTCCAGTCGCACCTGGCGCCGTCGCCGCTGCTCGTGGAGCACGTGCTCCTGGAGGAGCCCTTCCTCAGCGGCGAGTGA
- the nucS gene encoding endonuclease NucS: MRVVIARCSVDYAGALQAHLPLATRLLMVKADGSVLIHSDGGSYKPLNWMAPPCSMSELEPDEDETAEGVESVWVVRHGKREDTLRIRLHEVLSDSSHDLGIDPGLVKDGVEAQLQALLAEHISTLGDGYTLLRREYATAIGPVDILCKDATGATVAVEIKRRGDIDGVEQLTRYLELLNRDPHLTPVQGVFAAQVIKPQARVLATDRGIRCVTLDYEALRGMDNSADRLF, from the coding sequence GTGCGTGTCGTGATTGCCCGGTGCAGCGTGGACTATGCGGGAGCCCTGCAGGCCCACCTGCCGTTGGCGACCCGGTTGTTGATGGTCAAGGCGGACGGGTCGGTCCTGATCCACTCCGACGGCGGGTCCTACAAGCCGCTGAACTGGATGGCACCGCCGTGCAGTATGTCGGAGCTCGAGCCGGATGAGGACGAGACTGCCGAGGGGGTCGAGTCGGTCTGGGTCGTGCGACACGGCAAGCGGGAGGACACGCTGCGGATCCGGTTGCACGAGGTGCTCTCGGACTCCTCGCACGACCTGGGCATCGACCCCGGTCTGGTCAAGGACGGCGTGGAGGCCCAGCTGCAGGCGCTGCTGGCCGAGCACATCAGCACCCTGGGCGACGGCTACACGCTGCTGCGCCGGGAGTATGCCACCGCCATCGGCCCCGTCGACATCCTCTGCAAGGACGCCACCGGGGCGACGGTCGCGGTGGAGATCAAGCGCCGCGGCGACATCGACGGCGTGGAGCAGCTGACACGCTATCTGGAGCTGCTCAACCGCGACCCGCACCTGACACCGGTCCAGGGAGTCTTTGCCGCCCAGGTCATCAAGCCCCAGGCGCGGGTGCTGGCCACAGACCGTGGGATCCGTTGCGTGACACTGGACTACGAGGCGCTGCGCGGCATGGACAACTCCGCCGACCGGCTCTTCTGA